From the genome of Bacillota bacterium, one region includes:
- a CDS encoding GntR family transcriptional regulator, protein MRRKQRLYLQVAEILTDHILSGKISPGEKLKTEAELCKQFDVSRATVREALGHLESRGFITRKHGIGSFVLGAADGIVAGLETLESFTATIGRSGHKARELILDIEKIRIKEQLATKMEVKTGSLGYSIKALRLADGVPVNYSVDTLYAQIINDPKRLNRRSQYESLLDFLDNEFDIHANYGFMYLDAIEAPANVAKVLKIKPQTPLLCVDGLVRQHNGQPIYYSSNYFVTARYKFSFVRKR, encoded by the coding sequence TTGCGACGAAAACAGCGACTATACCTTCAAGTAGCCGAAATCCTGACTGACCATATTCTGAGTGGTAAAATTTCCCCAGGTGAAAAACTGAAAACGGAAGCGGAGCTTTGTAAGCAGTTCGACGTTAGCCGAGCCACTGTTAGAGAAGCCTTGGGCCATCTGGAAAGCCGAGGGTTTATCACCCGAAAACATGGTATCGGTTCTTTTGTGTTAGGAGCCGCTGATGGTATCGTAGCAGGGTTGGAAACCCTAGAAAGTTTCACCGCCACTATTGGGCGTTCCGGCCACAAAGCTCGCGAGCTAATCCTTGACATAGAAAAAATCCGGATCAAAGAACAGCTGGCTACTAAAATGGAGGTCAAAACTGGAAGCCTGGGTTATTCCATTAAAGCACTACGGTTAGCCGATGGTGTACCGGTAAATTATTCCGTTGATACCCTTTATGCCCAGATAATTAATGATCCCAAACGGCTAAATAGGCGTTCACAATATGAATCATTGCTTGATTTTCTTGATAACGAATTTGATATCCATGCCAATTACGGTTTTATGTATTTGGATGCCATTGAGGCCCCCGCAAATGTGGCTAAAGTATTAAAAATAAAGCCCCAAACCCCATTATTATGCGTAGACGGCTTGGTACGCCAACATAATGGCCAGCCCATTTATTATTCTTCCAATTATT